A section of the Castanea sativa cultivar Marrone di Chiusa Pesio chromosome 12, ASM4071231v1 genome encodes:
- the LOC142618721 gene encoding protein XRI1 isoform X1 gives MDYNNDNVGSWNWHREDYCLQKDPDSDISECLWNGVPQNEEDLSYMLDETTPIKACGDLAYHVSHSVLFSENMTKEPEECRETSSQVKRRRMLQFNSQAVDPSHEEKSSAFLKSIECGEREDSIEEIFPETSYWVSGPPGNASASAYESLDHSSEEWLAECFNDTEMNFSPDDMNFSGASDIQFDIGDLCDFPQEYEANAVQQQVSRTPQKIIFKGRKSYIRTPTKLAASVAYPFAFIKPSGAHGDVTLKEINQRILTPPPSKSKKGNEDPAASYPTSAFSGKPVVGKTKIRTEGGKGSITIMRTKG, from the exons atGGATTACAACAATGACAa TGTTGGGTCATGGAATTGGCATAGGGAGGATTACTGTCTCCAAAAGGATCCCGATAGTG ACATATCTGAATGCCTATGGAATGGAGTGCCTCAGAATGAAGAAGATCTTTCCTACATGCTTGATGAAACAACCCCCATCAAGGCTTGCGGGGATTTGGCTTACCATGTTTCTCATAGTG ttttgtTTTCAGAGAATATGACCAAGGAACCAGAAGAATGTAGAGAGACTTCTTCACAAGTAAAGAGGCGCCGGATGCTACAGTTTAACAGTCAAGCTGTGGATCCTTCCCATGAAGAGAAGTCATCTGCATTCCTAAAATCAATTGAGTGCGGG GAGAGGGAGGATTCAATTGAAGAGATTTTCCCTGAAACATCATATTGGGTTTCTGGGCCTCCAG GAAATGCATCTGCTTCTGCTTATGAGAGCCTGGATCACTCATCTGAAGAGTGGCTTGCAGAATGCTTTAATGATACTGAGATGAATTTCAGCCCTGATGATAT GAATTTCTCTGGGGCATCTGATATTCAGTTTGATATTGGAG ATTTGTGTGACTTCCCACAAGAGTATGAAGCTAATGCGGTCCAACAACAAGTTTCTCGAACCCcgcaaaaaattatttttaaag GTAGGAAGTCTTACATACGGACTCCAACTAAGTTGGCTGCTTCTGTGGCCTATCCATTTGCCTTCATTAAACCCAGTGGGGCTCATGGAGACGTAACTCTGAAGGAGATAAACCAGCGGATTCTCACTCCACCTccttcaaaatcaaagaaaggTAATGAAGATCCTGCTGCTTCTTACCCTACTTCAGCTTTCTCTGGGAAGCCTGTAGTTGGGAAAACAAAAATCCGCACGGAAGGAGGAAAAGGCAGCATCACAATTATGAGAACCAAAGGCTGA
- the LOC142618721 gene encoding protein XRI1 isoform X2, translated as MDYNNDNVGSWNWHREDYCLQKDPDSDISECLWNGVPQNEEDLSYMLDETTPIKACGDLAYHVSHSENMTKEPEECRETSSQVKRRRMLQFNSQAVDPSHEEKSSAFLKSIECGEREDSIEEIFPETSYWVSGPPGNASASAYESLDHSSEEWLAECFNDTEMNFSPDDMNFSGASDIQFDIGDLCDFPQEYEANAVQQQVSRTPQKIIFKGRKSYIRTPTKLAASVAYPFAFIKPSGAHGDVTLKEINQRILTPPPSKSKKGNEDPAASYPTSAFSGKPVVGKTKIRTEGGKGSITIMRTKG; from the exons atGGATTACAACAATGACAa TGTTGGGTCATGGAATTGGCATAGGGAGGATTACTGTCTCCAAAAGGATCCCGATAGTG ACATATCTGAATGCCTATGGAATGGAGTGCCTCAGAATGAAGAAGATCTTTCCTACATGCTTGATGAAACAACCCCCATCAAGGCTTGCGGGGATTTGGCTTACCATGTTTCTCATAGTG AGAATATGACCAAGGAACCAGAAGAATGTAGAGAGACTTCTTCACAAGTAAAGAGGCGCCGGATGCTACAGTTTAACAGTCAAGCTGTGGATCCTTCCCATGAAGAGAAGTCATCTGCATTCCTAAAATCAATTGAGTGCGGG GAGAGGGAGGATTCAATTGAAGAGATTTTCCCTGAAACATCATATTGGGTTTCTGGGCCTCCAG GAAATGCATCTGCTTCTGCTTATGAGAGCCTGGATCACTCATCTGAAGAGTGGCTTGCAGAATGCTTTAATGATACTGAGATGAATTTCAGCCCTGATGATAT GAATTTCTCTGGGGCATCTGATATTCAGTTTGATATTGGAG ATTTGTGTGACTTCCCACAAGAGTATGAAGCTAATGCGGTCCAACAACAAGTTTCTCGAACCCcgcaaaaaattatttttaaag GTAGGAAGTCTTACATACGGACTCCAACTAAGTTGGCTGCTTCTGTGGCCTATCCATTTGCCTTCATTAAACCCAGTGGGGCTCATGGAGACGTAACTCTGAAGGAGATAAACCAGCGGATTCTCACTCCACCTccttcaaaatcaaagaaaggTAATGAAGATCCTGCTGCTTCTTACCCTACTTCAGCTTTCTCTGGGAAGCCTGTAGTTGGGAAAACAAAAATCCGCACGGAAGGAGGAAAAGGCAGCATCACAATTATGAGAACCAAAGGCTGA